Proteins encoded in a region of the Balnearium lithotrophicum genome:
- the bioD gene encoding dethiobiotin synthase, with product MILITGTDTGVGKTYFTVSILRYLRERGKNVCGLKVVETGCNPLCEDAEKISRICNGKLPPIYKFKTPVAPAVASEIEGVKIDTYKLKEKLRKFSENYDEVFLEGAGGLLVPITWNYTFLDLARDLSAEVIVVALNKLGVINHTLLTVRVCECEGVNVKAVILNNREKYDESVETNYSSLKKLLNVPVYLFSSYEDLSNFGEEIVD from the coding sequence ATGATTTTAATAACTGGGACGGACACTGGAGTTGGAAAAACCTACTTCACAGTTTCAATTTTACGCTATCTTAGGGAAAGGGGAAAAAACGTTTGTGGCTTAAAAGTTGTAGAGACAGGATGTAATCCCCTGTGTGAGGATGCAGAAAAAATCTCAAGGATTTGTAATGGAAAACTCCCTCCGATATACAAATTCAAAACTCCCGTAGCTCCTGCAGTTGCTTCGGAAATAGAGGGAGTGAAAATTGACACTTATAAACTTAAAGAAAAATTAAGGAAGTTCTCTGAGAACTACGATGAGGTTTTCCTTGAGGGCGCAGGGGGACTGCTTGTTCCAATAACGTGGAACTACACGTTTCTTGACCTTGCAAGGGATTTAAGTGCTGAAGTCATTGTTGTAGCTCTTAATAAATTAGGAGTCATAAACCACACTCTTTTAACAGTAAGAGTCTGTGAGTGTGAAGGTGTAAATGTAAAAGCTGTTATTTTGAACAATAGGGAAAAGTACGATGAAAGTGTTGAAACGAACTATAGCAGTTTAAAGAAATTACTCAACGTTCCCGTCTACCTCTTTTCTTCATACGAGGATTTATCTAACTTTGGTGAGGAAATAGTTGACTAA
- the fliS gene encoding flagellar export chaperone FliS, whose amino-acid sequence MRNPYATYMKTEEEVLTNEGLLLKAYEEMISLLNISIFAIDEGDVKTKAESLTKVTNALSVMQASLDFEKGGEIAKNLDKLYDFCILELVKANATNDKERIKNVKEILETVYSGFKEALENNESK is encoded by the coding sequence TTGAGAAACCCGTATGCCACATATATGAAAACAGAGGAAGAAGTTTTAACTAATGAAGGATTACTTTTAAAAGCTTATGAGGAAATGATAAGCTTGTTAAATATTTCTATCTTCGCAATAGACGAGGGAGACGTAAAAACAAAGGCAGAGTCACTGACAAAGGTAACAAATGCCCTATCAGTTATGCAGGCCTCCTTGGATTTTGAGAAAGGAGGAGAAATAGCTAAAAATTTAGATAAACTTTACGATTTTTGTATTTTAGAGCTTGTAAAAGCAAATGCAACGAACGATAAAGAAAGAATAAAAAACGTAAAGGAAATCTTAGAAACAGTCTATTCAGGATTTAAAGAGGCTTTGGAAAATAATGAAAGTAAATGA
- a CDS encoding MBL fold metallo-hydrolase encodes METLTILYDNRALPPFLPDWGFSALIELKEESILFDTGAKPEVLKKNMETAGVDPSSIDKVFISHNHWDHVGGLPYVLSKNGSVEIYVPETDCFEIEKELPETAICVPVSAPTYISERTLSTGILPTGLEKPSEEHSLIVFTERGALLITGCSHPGIVEIAKKAVSLIGETLFLTVGGFHLYKSTDDEILEVCEELKNFTQFVAPCHCTGDRAISLFKENWGDRFIEAVAGLEIPLSEE; translated from the coding sequence ATGGAAACCTTAACGATTCTTTACGATAACAGAGCTCTCCCCCCATTCTTGCCAGACTGGGGATTCTCAGCACTTATTGAGCTTAAAGAGGAGAGTATTCTCTTTGACACAGGGGCAAAACCTGAAGTTTTAAAGAAAAATATGGAAACCGCCGGTGTTGACCCATCATCAATTGATAAGGTCTTTATATCCCACAACCACTGGGATCACGTTGGAGGACTGCCCTACGTACTGAGTAAAAACGGTTCAGTAGAGATTTACGTCCCTGAAACTGACTGCTTTGAAATTGAAAAGGAGCTCCCTGAAACTGCCATTTGTGTTCCTGTTTCAGCTCCAACCTACATCTCTGAGAGAACTCTCTCAACGGGAATCCTTCCAACAGGCCTTGAGAAGCCCTCTGAGGAACACTCCTTAATTGTTTTTACTGAAAGGGGAGCTCTCCTGATAACAGGGTGTTCTCATCCTGGGATTGTGGAAATTGCAAAAAAGGCTGTTTCTTTAATTGGAGAAACCCTCTTTCTAACCGTTGGGGGATTTCACCTCTACAAATCTACAGATGATGAGATTTTAGAGGTTTGTGAGGAGCTGAAAAACTTCACCCAGTTTGTAGCTCCCTGCCACTGTACAGGTGATAGAGCCATATCCCTTTTCAAGGAAAACTGGGGAGATAGATTTATAGAGGCAGTTGCAGGGTTGGAAATTCCCTTGTCGGAGGAATAA
- the fliD gene encoding flagellar filament capping protein FliD encodes MAGEFYISNLTGDFDYQSYLDKLKSIKMIPVQQLQSQEQLVSAKIKALSDIHSKLKAFLKTVESLSSEETYNILKASVSNSDVASASVTGNPVEGTYDVEVSQLARANTYKVGTVNSITNLDSPISKNGTLTISYKRNGTEKNFSIDYGGKTLREIAEEINNSGDLKASIINVGTNDNPDYQLMITSTETGIENEITGIDDNLNPGDDSDGVFSEDSSKTYETVSAQDAEISINGIQFSNPTNTFDSAINGISITAKETGTTTLTVDRDYSKIKSLVKDLLKEYNNLHDTISKYTAKGQPLQGEYSLHTIENTIFNMITNSLGKYGILDTEGTIENTKGHLTLKEDMFDDFMKRDNAKDILMNLGSSIDSYVQSYDVNLTNEENNYRNRINDIDNRVRFMTDMINKEIESMRIRFAKLQTYLSEMKSVQMRIQSFAASLSQSKENKT; translated from the coding sequence ATGGCTGGCGAATTCTACATAAGTAATTTAACAGGTGACTTTGATTACCAAAGTTACCTTGATAAATTGAAAAGCATTAAAATGATTCCTGTTCAGCAGCTTCAGTCCCAGGAGCAGCTTGTATCGGCAAAGATAAAAGCTCTATCTGATATCCATTCAAAGCTTAAGGCATTCTTAAAAACAGTTGAGAGTTTATCTTCAGAAGAAACTTACAACATTCTTAAGGCTTCCGTTTCAAATTCTGACGTTGCATCTGCTTCAGTCACTGGAAATCCTGTTGAAGGAACCTACGACGTAGAAGTTTCACAACTTGCCAGGGCAAATACCTATAAAGTTGGAACTGTAAATTCTATAACGAATTTAGATTCTCCAATTTCTAAAAATGGAACTTTAACAATATCTTACAAAAGGAACGGAACAGAGAAGAACTTTTCAATTGATTACGGTGGAAAAACTTTAAGGGAAATTGCTGAAGAGATTAACAACTCTGGCGATTTAAAAGCATCAATAATAAATGTAGGAACAAACGATAATCCAGATTACCAACTTATGATAACCTCCACCGAAACAGGCATTGAAAATGAGATAACAGGAATAGACGACAATCTTAATCCTGGAGATGATTCAGACGGCGTATTTAGCGAGGATTCAAGTAAGACCTATGAAACCGTTTCTGCTCAGGATGCAGAAATCTCTATCAATGGTATTCAATTTTCAAACCCTACAAATACTTTTGACTCTGCAATAAATGGAATTTCTATTACAGCGAAGGAAACAGGAACAACTACTTTAACTGTTGATAGGGATTATTCAAAAATAAAGTCTTTAGTAAAGGATTTGCTAAAGGAATACAACAATCTACACGATACCATTTCAAAATACACTGCAAAAGGTCAACCGTTACAGGGAGAGTACAGTTTACACACAATAGAAAACACAATTTTCAATATGATAACCAACAGTCTTGGAAAGTACGGTATTCTTGATACTGAAGGAACTATTGAAAATACGAAGGGACATTTAACTTTAAAGGAGGACATGTTTGATGATTTTATGAAAAGGGATAATGCAAAGGATATCCTCATGAACCTTGGAAGTTCTATTGACTCTTACGTTCAAAGTTATGACGTAAACCTTACTAATGAGGAAAACAACTACAGAAATAGAATTAATGATATTGATAATAGAGTAAGATTTATGACTGATATGATTAACAAAGAAATTGAATCAATGAGGATAAGGTTTGCAAAGCTACAGACTTATCTTTCTGAGATGAAATCAGTTCAGATGAGAATCCAGAGTTTTGCTGCGTCACTATCACAGTCAAAAGAAAATAAAACTTAG